In Fluviispira sanaruensis, a genomic segment contains:
- a CDS encoding ABC transporter permease subunit, translated as MTQFAKVQASRSAFLRADIIVVLIAIIMGMGFTNFLSTGSSPFIEQVKIDTSISALPNYALLSFIRSMLALFLSYIFAIIYGTLAANNKSLERFLIPLLDVLQSLPVLAFLPGFVLALISIFQSNRWGLEFACLLTIFTGQVWNLAFAYYESQRTLQPEFKEVSKIYRLSVVQKFFFVDLPNGYRPLIYNGMMSMAGGWFFLTTCEAFTLGSKDFRLPGLGSYISESFTTGNYFNFCSALLVLIVIIIGTDLFLWKPLIAWVTRFRDGDDGKSVAVDESWFLNIIHQTSIPDLISSGFKRTVLFLFPKAEIAESGATRKYLIDNIEKWGTVISPANWLSTDKVNKIKHSSWLPWLVTFAVGGLVFSILPKLPSFGQSLASLSNEDWFTLIHAVFLTGSKVFFVIIISTIWTIPVGLWLGLNPRLERIFQPIIQNFAAFPAPVLFPFLALALSFLKLPSFISATLLMCVGSQWYILFNVIGGASRIPAELKLVTQIYKFSLWHRFSKLYFPAILPSLATGWITAAGGAWNASVVAEIVEYPGGSLRSEGIGAELVLATTSGNYQKLIAAIICIVVALVILNRTVWRTLYIFAERVKD; from the coding sequence ATGACACAATTTGCCAAAGTACAAGCTTCCCGATCTGCATTTTTACGCGCAGACATAATTGTTGTTTTAATCGCTATAATTATGGGCATGGGTTTTACAAACTTTTTATCCACTGGTAGCTCTCCATTTATTGAGCAAGTAAAAATAGACACATCCATTTCTGCATTGCCAAATTATGCACTCCTCTCCTTTATCCGCAGTATGCTTGCTTTATTTTTGAGCTATATTTTTGCAATTATTTATGGGACACTTGCAGCAAATAATAAATCGCTTGAACGCTTTTTAATTCCGCTCCTCGATGTTTTACAAAGTCTGCCTGTTCTAGCATTTCTCCCGGGCTTTGTCCTTGCTCTTATTTCAATTTTCCAAAGCAACCGTTGGGGACTTGAATTTGCATGTTTACTTACTATTTTCACGGGTCAAGTTTGGAATCTTGCTTTTGCCTATTATGAATCACAAAGAACACTTCAACCAGAATTTAAAGAGGTTTCGAAAATTTATCGTCTCTCTGTCGTGCAAAAATTCTTTTTTGTGGATCTTCCGAATGGATATCGTCCATTAATTTACAATGGAATGATGTCCATGGCGGGTGGATGGTTCTTTTTAACGACCTGTGAAGCTTTTACTTTAGGCAGTAAAGATTTTCGTTTACCAGGTCTTGGCAGTTATATTTCAGAGTCTTTTACGACTGGCAATTATTTTAATTTTTGCTCTGCACTTCTTGTTCTTATAGTTATAATTATTGGTACAGATTTATTTCTTTGGAAACCTCTAATTGCATGGGTAACGCGCTTTCGTGATGGTGATGACGGAAAAAGCGTTGCTGTAGATGAAAGTTGGTTTTTAAATATTATTCATCAAACCAGTATTCCAGATCTGATTTCCTCTGGTTTTAAACGTACGGTTTTATTTTTATTTCCTAAAGCAGAAATTGCTGAGAGTGGTGCCACACGCAAATATTTAATCGATAATATTGAAAAATGGGGCACCGTTATCAGTCCAGCTAATTGGTTGAGCACAGATAAAGTGAATAAAATAAAACATTCTTCATGGCTCCCTTGGCTTGTTACTTTTGCAGTGGGCGGGCTCGTATTTTCAATCCTTCCTAAACTTCCATCTTTTGGTCAATCGCTTGCATCCCTGTCCAATGAAGATTGGTTTACCTTAATTCATGCTGTTTTTTTAACAGGCTCTAAGGTTTTTTTTGTAATTATTATTAGCACAATTTGGACAATACCCGTAGGTTTATGGCTTGGCTTAAATCCACGCCTCGAACGGATTTTTCAACCCATAATCCAAAACTTTGCTGCTTTTCCTGCTCCCGTGCTCTTTCCTTTTTTAGCGCTTGCTTTGAGTTTCTTAAAATTACCCAGTTTTATTAGCGCAACTCTTCTCATGTGCGTTGGTAGTCAGTGGTATATTTTATTTAACGTCATTGGTGGTGCATCAAGAATTCCAGCAGAATTAAAACTTGTGACTCAAATATATAAATTTTCTCTCTGGCACCGCTTTAGCAAGCTCTATTTTCCAGCTATCTTACCTTCACTGGCGACAGGGTGGATCACGGCAGCAGGCGGAGCTTGGAACGCAAGCGTTGTTGCTGAAATAGTTGAATATCCAGGCGGTTCGTTGCGTTCAGAAGGAATTGGTGCTGAACTTGTTCTCGCAACAACTTCAGGAAATTATCAAAAACTTATTGCAGCAATTATTTGTATAGTCGTTGCTCTTGTGATTTTAAATCGCACTGTTTGGAGAACATTGTATATATTTGCCGAACGAGTTAAGGATTAA
- a CDS encoding succinylglutamate desuccinylase/aspartoacylase family protein codes for MLQSQLNKFDSYAKQFPGPIEDSVSFNFGRYNHHIVFACLIHGDEIGSLPAITRIIQELSTQKIKYGGIVTFILGNRQAALQEKRFLETDLNRSFSAKTSEQDNTLEQNRALEIMKVLNNSDVFIDFHQTNLRCKKPFYIFEMHLKSYLWARSIGLTKYFVTRKKGEAYTPAGMCSDEYVRKQDKVGITLELGVKGFYKNAELNCIKAIQKSLNIMDQKYLLNKEIKNIARKYTDLTFLERRYSEPFSSPKKILKEGFFNLQKIKKDQILGYDELKKPLRSPHNGYIIFPQYPRRNDKGISIEKNDPYLYSIVCRIEDPKLFIS; via the coding sequence ATGTTGCAAAGTCAACTTAATAAATTTGATTCTTATGCAAAACAGTTTCCTGGCCCCATAGAGGACAGCGTATCTTTCAATTTTGGCCGCTACAATCATCACATCGTATTTGCTTGCCTTATCCATGGTGATGAAATCGGCTCATTACCAGCAATCACTCGGATAATCCAAGAATTATCAACTCAAAAAATAAAATATGGAGGTATTGTTACTTTTATTTTAGGTAACAGGCAAGCAGCTCTTCAAGAAAAAAGATTTCTTGAAACTGATCTCAATCGAAGCTTTTCAGCAAAAACATCCGAACAGGATAATACATTGGAACAAAACCGTGCCTTAGAAATCATGAAGGTTCTTAATAATTCTGATGTCTTTATTGATTTTCATCAAACCAATCTCCGTTGTAAAAAACCTTTTTATATTTTTGAAATGCATTTAAAAAGTTATTTATGGGCACGTTCAATCGGCTTGACTAAATATTTTGTAACGCGAAAAAAGGGCGAAGCATATACCCCTGCTGGAATGTGCTCCGATGAATATGTCCGAAAACAAGATAAAGTTGGGATCACTTTAGAACTTGGAGTCAAAGGTTTTTATAAGAATGCAGAATTAAATTGTATTAAAGCAATTCAAAAAAGTCTAAATATCATGGATCAAAAATATTTATTGAATAAAGAGATTAAAAATATTGCAAGAAAATATACTGACTTAACATTTTTAGAGCGAAGATATTCCGAACCTTTTTCTTCACCAAAAAAAATATTAAAGGAAGGTTTTTTTAATTTGCAAAAAATAAAAAAAGACCAAATACTCGGCTACGATGAATTGAAGAAACCATTGCGCAGCCCACACAATGGTTACATTATATTTCCCCAATATCCACGCAGAAATGATAAAGGAATTTCAATAGAAAAAAATGATCCCTATCTCTATTCCATTGTTTGTAGAATTGAGGACCCCAAACTTTTTATTTCTTAA
- a CDS encoding lysophospholipid acyltransferase family protein, whose product MLGFLIKVIRYFLIVFLFTFINIFCLIFFVFRYKNPNNNYLYSRILSHVFIKLLRVKVEYRGKNNLKVMNSSVLIANHQSYFDSVIFGGIFPYKTVVMGKKSLIWLPIFGWIFLLGGNLFINRKNHAKAMDTMKVVDTAIQQGRSLWMFPEGTRSHGRGLNGFKKGAFYAAIQNRVNIQPIVSSTFRNAIDISKWNSGKVLVEVLDPIPTLDVNVEDIETIVNNAHTLMKNKIASLDKEIQGVL is encoded by the coding sequence ATGCTTGGTTTCTTAATTAAAGTTATTCGTTATTTTTTGATAGTTTTTCTCTTTACGTTCATAAATATATTTTGCCTCATATTTTTTGTTTTTAGGTATAAAAATCCGAATAATAATTATCTCTATTCAAGAATTCTTTCGCATGTATTTATTAAACTTCTCAGAGTAAAAGTTGAGTATAGAGGAAAAAATAATCTCAAAGTTATGAATTCCTCTGTCTTGATTGCGAATCATCAATCCTATTTTGATTCCGTGATATTCGGCGGGATTTTCCCCTATAAAACAGTTGTTATGGGTAAAAAATCACTTATTTGGTTACCCATTTTTGGTTGGATTTTTCTTTTAGGTGGAAACCTTTTCATCAATCGAAAAAATCATGCAAAAGCTATGGATACGATGAAGGTCGTTGACACAGCCATTCAGCAAGGGCGCTCACTATGGATGTTTCCGGAAGGGACTCGCAGTCATGGGCGTGGTCTCAATGGTTTCAAAAAAGGTGCTTTTTATGCTGCTATTCAGAACAGAGTAAATATACAACCAATTGTTTCTAGTACATTTAGAAATGCTATCGACATTTCAAAATGGAACTCTGGAAAAGTTCTTGTTGAAGTTCTCGATCCGATCCCAACTCTGGATGTCAATGTTGAAGATATTGAAACTATTGTTAATAATGCACATACTCTAATGAAGAACAAAATAGCGTCTTTGGATAAGGAAATTCAAGGAGTCCTTTAA
- a CDS encoding substrate-binding periplasmic protein: MLNKKFILIFIVFFSFQFKQFAFSLKKEPIKISFYDSFAPFSYKENGQTKGIFIDIAQLILHDMMGYEVQIDSFPWGRAQDLVKKAEFDSHITAKTTEREKFLLFPNTEIISSNVALVYSKESKKIKEILKINKKDELNNYKMVGYIGDGWAKEQFHDDKDVKFFRTANLVDVLKMVDDNSADIYVSSNEKADKYLAKKHAFKNLRFKSIYFLKPASVHFYFCLRKEFPESEKIMNEFEKNLIRVKKSGKISRIIHKYY; the protein is encoded by the coding sequence ATGCTAAATAAGAAATTTATTCTCATTTTTATCGTGTTTTTTTCATTTCAATTTAAGCAATTCGCATTCTCTCTTAAAAAAGAACCAATTAAAATTTCATTTTATGACAGCTTTGCTCCTTTTTCATATAAAGAAAATGGTCAAACAAAAGGAATATTTATTGATATAGCTCAGTTAATTTTACATGATATGATGGGGTATGAAGTGCAAATAGATTCGTTTCCTTGGGGGCGTGCACAGGATTTGGTTAAGAAAGCTGAATTTGACTCACATATCACAGCCAAAACGACTGAAAGAGAAAAATTTTTACTTTTTCCAAACACTGAAATAATCAGTTCAAACGTAGCATTGGTTTATTCTAAAGAAAGTAAAAAGATAAAAGAAATTCTTAAAATAAATAAAAAGGATGAATTAAATAACTATAAAATGGTTGGATATATTGGTGATGGTTGGGCTAAGGAACAATTTCACGATGATAAAGATGTTAAGTTTTTTAGAACAGCAAATTTAGTCGACGTCCTAAAAATGGTCGACGATAATTCTGCAGATATATATGTATCTAGTAATGAAAAAGCTGATAAATACTTAGCAAAAAAGCATGCATTTAAAAATTTAAGATTTAAATCGATATATTTTTTAAAACCTGCGAGTGTTCATTTTTATTTTTGCTTGAGAAAAGAATTTCCGGAATCAGAAAAAATAATGAATGAATTTGAAAAAAATCTTATACGTGTAAAAAAGTCTGGAAAAATATCGAGAATCATACATAAATATTATTAA
- the rpmB gene encoding 50S ribosomal protein L28 yields the protein MSRVCELSGKSGLVGNRVSHAKNRTKVRLLPNLQEKKFYAPGLGKFVKFRLSTSALRTVNKIGIEAYCAKEGIRLG from the coding sequence ATGTCACGTGTATGTGAGCTTTCTGGTAAAAGCGGTCTTGTCGGGAACCGCGTTTCACACGCTAAAAATAGAACTAAAGTTCGTCTTCTCCCAAATTTACAAGAAAAGAAATTTTATGCTCCAGGTCTTGGTAAATTTGTGAAATTTCGTCTAAGTACAAGCGCTTTACGTACTGTAAATAAAATCGGTATCGAAGCGTATTGCGCCAAAGAAGGTATTAGACTCGGATAA
- the lon gene encoding endopeptidase La: protein MEDKKSDRLSPNDKNKKQAKEPIIKQETEKLPVVINKKIKVIPGKSKEVLDKSDENDSSENILKIVPVKNIVLFPHNVLPFTAGKEWTSESVDRAIRIGGKIGILAQINPDTHSPDPSELYTVGTEAKILKIIKFPDNTYGAVIQGVRRFKIRNFISTEKDRISAEVEYISDFQPAEENIEAIAIGRALKQLVQKAISLSPNIPNEASLFIDNVQDSAYLADLIVPYLSVDFRSKQALLEIEDLEERLKQVHTLLMREIEVLEISQKINSDVRSEMGKQQRKYYVREQLKLLQKELGELDGRNSNASSDPIDLHEKILNSKMSPEVREIALREVERMGLMQPGSPEFMVSHTYITWLLDIPWEIHSQHEINLKEAKSILDHDHHGLAKVKKRILEFLAVCALKDSLKGPILLFVGPPGVGKTSLGKSIAKALGRKFARIALGGVRDEAEIRGHRRTYIGSMPGKIADALKKAGTMDPVILFDEIDKLANDGRGDPSSALLEVLDPEQNSTFTDHYLNVPLDLSKVFFIATANSLHSIPAPLRDRMEIVELNSYTLEEKSHIAFEHLLPQVIDSHGMTNVVDIKFNQETMKNLIHLYTREAGVRQLKRELAGIIRSIAREYVEAGYAHTKEKSLSEIKRTERHITLAEIKKFLGPEIFSDKKRPQELPIGVATGLAWTPNGGDVLYIETASSAPGSGKFGLTGQLGDVMKESVQTAFAYIRSNAKLCGVDSRSVIKKDLHIHFPEGAVKKDGPSAGVAAFLGMVSQFTGKPIASDLAMTGEISLRGDVLAVGGIKEKLLAAHRYGIKKVLIPQENERDLEEIPNEVLKEMKVMPVSTLNEVLSIAFAKKKKTNTKSTLKKQENSRKVIKASRTKSSRTYK, encoded by the coding sequence ATGGAAGACAAAAAAAGCGATAGATTATCTCCGAACGATAAAAATAAAAAACAAGCAAAAGAGCCGATTATAAAGCAAGAAACTGAGAAATTACCTGTTGTTATAAATAAAAAAATTAAAGTTATTCCAGGTAAATCTAAAGAAGTATTGGATAAATCGGACGAAAATGATTCCTCAGAAAATATTTTGAAAATTGTTCCAGTTAAAAATATTGTCCTATTTCCTCACAATGTTCTTCCTTTTACTGCAGGAAAAGAGTGGACATCAGAATCTGTAGATCGCGCTATTCGCATAGGTGGAAAAATTGGGATTTTGGCACAAATAAACCCTGACACACATTCTCCTGACCCAAGTGAACTCTACACGGTGGGAACAGAAGCTAAGATATTAAAAATAATAAAGTTTCCAGATAATACCTATGGAGCTGTTATCCAAGGTGTCAGACGTTTTAAAATTCGTAATTTCATCAGCACTGAAAAGGATCGCATTTCAGCTGAGGTTGAATATATTTCGGATTTCCAGCCTGCTGAAGAAAATATCGAAGCGATTGCGATTGGACGTGCCTTAAAGCAATTGGTACAAAAAGCAATTAGTCTCTCCCCAAACATCCCCAATGAAGCCAGTTTGTTTATTGATAATGTACAAGATTCCGCATACTTAGCTGACCTGATTGTTCCTTATTTGAGTGTCGATTTTAGAAGCAAACAAGCATTGCTTGAAATTGAAGATCTAGAAGAACGCCTTAAACAAGTGCATACGCTGCTTATGCGTGAAATTGAAGTTCTAGAAATTTCACAAAAGATAAATTCCGATGTGCGCTCTGAAATGGGCAAACAGCAGAGAAAATATTACGTGAGAGAACAGCTTAAGCTTTTGCAAAAAGAGCTTGGAGAACTCGATGGGCGGAACTCAAATGCTTCGAGTGATCCAATTGATCTCCACGAAAAAATTTTGAACAGCAAAATGTCACCCGAAGTTCGGGAAATTGCTTTACGAGAAGTTGAAAGAATGGGACTTATGCAGCCAGGCTCTCCAGAATTCATGGTCAGCCACACCTATATCACATGGCTGCTTGATATTCCTTGGGAAATTCACTCTCAACACGAGATCAATCTAAAAGAAGCAAAATCTATTTTAGATCATGATCATCATGGTTTAGCGAAAGTTAAGAAAAGAATTTTAGAGTTTTTAGCCGTATGCGCCTTAAAAGATTCTTTAAAAGGGCCAATTCTCCTCTTTGTTGGTCCTCCTGGTGTTGGAAAAACAAGTTTAGGCAAATCTATTGCAAAAGCTTTGGGACGTAAATTTGCTCGAATTGCACTAGGCGGTGTACGTGATGAAGCTGAAATACGAGGACATAGAAGAACTTATATCGGAAGTATGCCAGGCAAAATAGCTGATGCTTTGAAAAAAGCGGGAACAATGGATCCTGTTATCTTATTTGATGAAATAGATAAACTGGCCAATGATGGACGAGGCGATCCCTCAAGTGCTTTGCTCGAAGTTCTTGATCCAGAACAAAACAGCACGTTTACAGATCATTATTTAAATGTTCCACTCGATTTAAGTAAAGTTTTCTTTATAGCAACTGCAAATAGTTTGCATTCAATTCCTGCTCCTTTGCGGGACAGAATGGAGATCGTAGAACTGAATAGCTACACATTAGAAGAAAAGTCGCATATTGCTTTTGAACATCTTTTGCCACAGGTAATTGATTCGCACGGCATGACCAATGTTGTCGACATAAAATTTAATCAAGAAACGATGAAAAATCTCATTCATCTTTACACTCGTGAAGCAGGAGTGAGGCAATTAAAACGTGAATTAGCAGGTATTATTCGTTCAATTGCACGTGAATATGTTGAAGCTGGATATGCTCACACAAAAGAAAAATCATTATCTGAAATTAAGCGCACTGAAAGGCATATCACACTTGCAGAAATCAAAAAGTTTTTGGGTCCAGAAATCTTTTCTGACAAAAAACGCCCTCAGGAGTTGCCAATTGGCGTAGCGACGGGGCTTGCTTGGACTCCAAACGGTGGTGATGTTTTGTATATCGAGACAGCTTCCAGTGCACCCGGTTCAGGAAAATTTGGCCTGACAGGGCAACTAGGTGATGTTATGAAAGAATCTGTTCAGACGGCATTTGCTTATATCCGTTCAAATGCAAAGCTGTGTGGTGTCGATTCTCGAAGTGTGATTAAAAAAGATCTGCATATTCACTTTCCTGAAGGTGCTGTTAAAAAAGATGGGCCAAGTGCTGGTGTGGCGGCATTCTTAGGAATGGTCAGCCAATTTACAGGGAAACCCATCGCTTCCGATCTCGCAATGACAGGAGAAATATCACTGAGAGGTGATGTTTTAGCTGTTGGCGGAATAAAAGAAAAATTACTTGCAGCCCATCGATATGGAATTAAAAAGGTGCTTATTCCTCAAGAAAATGAAAGAGATCTTGAAGAGATACCGAATGAAGTGTTAAAAGAAATGAAAGTTATGCCTGTATCAACTTTAAATGAAGTTTTGTCTATTGCATTTGCTAAAAAAAAGAAAACAAATACTAAGTCAACATTAAAAAAACAAGAAAATAGCAGAAAGGTTATTAAAGCTTCGCGGACCAAGTCATCGAGGACTTATAAGTGA
- a CDS encoding cysteine desulfurase family protein, with amino-acid sequence MKTIYLDHNATSPPSAEHLHTLFTKLAQCSGNPSSPHAVGRSASVAITEARRSLAQALKVDVAEVLFVSGGSEADNLGVTGVLRQNDISFENQHVIASRIEHPAVREQLEYLQNAEGLNLSWVKASVDGFVSVNDIVKSINNKTTLITLMAANSEIGSIQPTKLLGDFLHFKRWGKVPDSADINKLEELSLILSSEVTPEVLKKIHFHVDAVQAFGKLKLEKWFSLGVDSCAFSAHKLGALQGIGALFLRRGRKFKPFILGGAQEKNRRAGTENLPGIVSFGLIAQNILSDKWWESIKQMEDLKNNFYKELVKISSIVMNSPAENAMPNTINFSVSDKGLRGEDLLVELDMQGICASSGSACSSGANLPSKVILELGKGNALAKNAIRLSLSINTTQEEINRVLDCLKNYLLK; translated from the coding sequence GTGAAGACAATCTATTTAGATCACAATGCAACAAGTCCACCATCGGCAGAACATTTACACACATTATTTACTAAATTAGCACAATGTTCTGGCAATCCTTCAAGTCCGCATGCCGTTGGGCGCTCTGCCTCGGTCGCTATCACCGAGGCGAGACGTAGTCTTGCGCAAGCATTAAAAGTTGATGTTGCAGAAGTTCTTTTTGTTTCAGGTGGTTCCGAGGCTGACAATCTCGGTGTCACAGGAGTTTTGCGGCAAAACGATATCTCTTTTGAAAACCAGCATGTAATAGCTAGTCGAATTGAACATCCTGCTGTGCGCGAGCAATTGGAGTATCTCCAGAATGCAGAAGGATTGAACCTCAGTTGGGTGAAAGCAAGTGTGGATGGATTTGTTTCCGTAAATGATATCGTAAAAAGTATTAATAATAAGACTACATTGATCACTTTAATGGCTGCAAACAGTGAAATTGGCTCTATCCAGCCAACTAAACTGTTAGGTGATTTCTTGCACTTTAAACGGTGGGGAAAAGTTCCAGACTCTGCAGATATCAATAAACTTGAAGAATTAAGTCTCATTCTCAGCAGTGAAGTGACACCTGAAGTCCTAAAAAAAATTCATTTTCACGTCGATGCTGTGCAAGCTTTTGGCAAATTAAAATTAGAAAAATGGTTTTCACTAGGTGTCGATTCTTGCGCATTTTCTGCGCATAAATTAGGCGCTTTGCAAGGGATAGGTGCTTTGTTTTTACGACGTGGCAGAAAGTTCAAGCCATTTATTTTAGGCGGAGCACAAGAAAAGAATCGAAGAGCGGGCACCGAAAATCTTCCGGGAATTGTAAGCTTTGGTCTGATTGCACAAAATATTTTATCTGATAAATGGTGGGAAAGTATTAAACAAATGGAAGATTTAAAAAACAATTTTTATAAAGAACTTGTAAAAATCTCCTCCATTGTTATGAACTCACCCGCAGAAAATGCAATGCCTAACACAATCAATTTCTCAGTCAGTGATAAAGGCTTAAGAGGAGAAGATCTGCTTGTCGAACTAGATATGCAAGGAATTTGTGCGAGTTCTGGATCGGCATGCAGCAGCGGGGCAAATTTACCTTCAAAAGTTATATTAGAACTCGGAAAGGGAAATGCTCTTGCAAAAAATGCGATTCGTTTATCATTGTCTATCAACACAACTCAAGAAGAAATCAATCGAGTCTTAGATTGTTTAAAGAATTATCTATTAAAATAA
- a CDS encoding pyridoxal phosphate-dependent aminotransferase, producing the protein MKALNTFIMEDWLETYRFNSPFNLGESGGSPRSVKELLLGSGLSEKKSSEIFLDTLLNDSPNRGREDLRKLVADMHPGAQIDNVLITTGTSEALFLLFRYLSPKKIALPLPAFQLLYEIPSALGAQIIPLPIRFLEHGTPFVDISEWKKIIKENDPDCLLINNPHNPSGLVFEKTFLLEIKKLAKDVSCKIIGDEHYRFLSTDSEILGETLFDTSENVFITGSFIKCFGVPGLRIGWCVGTKKVLDSMQNEKNYTTHTVNPITEWISYEVLKNRDSHLFKEVKEEWIKNKLILKDFLANSQTVYGAVPVGGLVTALGFKNVNNQDEVDKLLKKLIDGGVFILPLSSMEFGQYAFQNEHEYNGLRLSFINKGYGFRLGLGCTSEKFSRALHEIERILLRNE; encoded by the coding sequence ATGAAAGCGCTTAATACGTTTATAATGGAGGATTGGCTTGAAACATATCGTTTTAATTCACCATTTAATCTTGGAGAATCAGGAGGTTCACCTCGCTCTGTCAAGGAATTGCTCTTGGGTTCTGGCCTCTCAGAAAAAAAATCTTCCGAGATTTTTTTAGACACTCTCTTAAACGACAGCCCCAATCGTGGCAGAGAAGACTTGCGCAAATTAGTTGCTGATATGCATCCCGGAGCACAAATAGACAATGTTCTAATTACGACAGGCACAAGTGAAGCACTTTTTTTATTGTTTCGTTATTTATCGCCAAAAAAAATAGCGCTACCACTTCCTGCATTTCAATTGCTATACGAAATTCCAAGTGCTCTTGGCGCCCAAATCATTCCATTGCCAATTCGTTTTTTAGAGCATGGCACTCCATTTGTAGACATTTCTGAATGGAAAAAAATAATAAAAGAAAATGATCCTGATTGTTTACTTATAAATAATCCTCACAACCCATCCGGTTTGGTCTTTGAAAAAACTTTTTTACTTGAAATAAAAAAGTTAGCAAAGGATGTGAGTTGTAAAATAATAGGTGATGAACATTATCGCTTTTTATCAACTGACTCTGAAATATTAGGGGAAACTCTTTTTGATACAAGTGAAAATGTGTTTATCACTGGTTCTTTTATTAAATGTTTTGGAGTCCCTGGATTACGCATTGGCTGGTGTGTGGGTACAAAAAAAGTTTTGGACAGTATGCAAAATGAGAAAAATTATACAACTCATACAGTCAATCCAATTACAGAATGGATTTCATATGAAGTTTTAAAAAATAGAGATAGTCATTTATTTAAAGAAGTAAAAGAAGAGTGGATTAAAAATAAACTAATTTTAAAAGACTTTTTAGCAAACTCACAAACGGTTTATGGAGCGGTTCCAGTTGGCGGACTTGTAACAGCCTTGGGTTTTAAAAATGTAAATAATCAAGATGAAGTGGATAAACTTTTAAAGAAATTAATTGATGGAGGCGTATTTATTCTACCTCTCTCAAGTATGGAATTTGGTCAATATGCATTTCAAAATGAACATGAATATAATGGACTCAGACTTTCATTCATAAATAAAGGATATGGTTTTCGTCTCGGACTTGGTTGCACAAGTGAAAAGTTCAGTCGTGCTCTGCATGAAATAGAACGAATTTTATTAAGAAATGAGTGA
- a CDS encoding SDR family NAD(P)-dependent oxidoreductase, producing MKNLNINSVGNAGNVLITGASSGIGLEFAHIFAKEKYNLLLIARSEDKLQHLANELSEKYKINCKIIACDLAKIGAAQEIYKRTKTLGIKVDILVNNAGFGAHGFFKNIDLKTETEMIQVNITSLTELTKLFLTPMLEKGSGKILNVASTAAYQPGPLMAVYYATKAYVLSFSEALANELADSGVSVTVLCPGPTQSGFQAAAQMGNDLKLFHSTMTADSSTVAYAGYKGLLSSQRVVIPGVSNKIGTYSVKFLPRSFAASVARWLQEKR from the coding sequence ATGAAAAATCTCAATATCAATAGCGTTGGCAATGCAGGGAATGTGCTTATTACGGGTGCGTCGAGTGGTATTGGCCTTGAATTTGCTCACATTTTTGCAAAAGAAAAATATAATCTTCTTTTAATTGCGCGGAGTGAAGATAAACTTCAACACTTAGCAAACGAATTAAGTGAAAAATATAAGATTAATTGTAAAATTATTGCATGTGATCTTGCAAAAATCGGAGCTGCTCAGGAAATTTACAAACGAACAAAAACTTTAGGAATTAAAGTCGATATTCTTGTAAATAATGCTGGATTTGGAGCTCATGGTTTTTTTAAAAATATTGATCTAAAAACTGAAACTGAAATGATTCAAGTAAATATCACAAGTTTAACTGAGTTGACTAAGCTCTTTTTGACTCCAATGCTCGAGAAAGGTTCGGGGAAAATATTAAATGTTGCTTCGACAGCCGCTTATCAACCTGGGCCTCTTATGGCTGTTTATTATGCTACGAAAGCTTATGTTCTTTCATTTTCAGAAGCCTTAGCAAATGAATTAGCGGACTCGGGAGTGTCTGTAACTGTGCTTTGTCCTGGGCCAACACAATCAGGTTTTCAAGCTGCAGCACAGATGGGTAATGATTTAAAATTATTTCATTCGACTATGACAGCAGATTCCTCAACAGTCGCTTATGCGGGCTATAAAGGACTTCTCTCTTCTCAACGTGTTGTTATTCCTGGTGTAAGTAATAAAATTGGCACATATTCCGTTAAGTTTTTACCAAGAAGCTTTGCTGCTTCAGTTGCCCGTTGGTTGCAAGAAAAAAGATAA